The Pseudofrankia inefficax genome window below encodes:
- a CDS encoding RNA polymerase sigma factor, whose protein sequence is MDGRHVEDLLRELAPRVLGGLLRRYPTQFELCEDAVQEALIAAASRWPADGVPDSPHGWLAAVAGRRVIDAIRAESARRRREEGVALTTPAGELLAAAADADRPADQDDSLRLLFLCCHPALSGASQVALTLRAVGGLTTAQVAAAFLVPEATMAQRISRAKQGVRAAGAEFRLPAAGAEYDARLRAVLHVLYLIFNEGYTVSSGADLTAPALSDEAIRLTRWLARLLPVGAPAHSEVLGLLALMLLTDARRPARAGPDGRLVPLAEQDRSRWDRELISEGLALVERALPVGPVGAYQVQAAIAAVHAEAADTDATDWPQILGLYDLLERIAPNPMVALNRAVVLSQVRGAAAALAAVDELATGRLAAHHRLLAVRAHLREQTGDRDGAGADFRAAAERTASEPERRYLLAKAAEQAERPGEGPTRAAVSGRPARPGARSPGPGPSRRSRRSPGTG, encoded by the coding sequence ATGGACGGCCGCCACGTCGAGGACCTGCTGCGCGAGCTGGCGCCGCGGGTCCTCGGCGGGCTGCTGCGCCGCTACCCGACCCAGTTCGAGCTGTGCGAGGACGCCGTCCAGGAGGCCCTGATCGCGGCGGCGTCCCGCTGGCCGGCCGACGGCGTCCCGGACAGCCCGCACGGCTGGCTCGCGGCGGTGGCCGGCCGGCGGGTGATCGACGCGATCCGGGCCGAGTCCGCCCGCCGGCGCCGCGAGGAGGGGGTCGCGCTGACCACGCCCGCGGGAGAGCTGCTCGCCGCCGCGGCGGACGCGGACCGGCCGGCCGACCAGGACGACTCGCTGCGGCTGCTGTTCCTGTGCTGCCATCCGGCGCTGTCGGGAGCCAGCCAGGTGGCGCTGACGCTGCGGGCGGTCGGCGGCCTGACGACGGCGCAGGTCGCGGCCGCGTTCCTCGTCCCCGAGGCGACGATGGCGCAGCGGATCAGCCGGGCGAAGCAGGGCGTGCGCGCCGCCGGCGCCGAGTTCCGGCTGCCGGCCGCCGGCGCCGAGTACGACGCCCGGCTGCGCGCCGTCCTGCACGTCCTGTACCTGATCTTCAACGAGGGCTACACGGTCAGCTCCGGCGCCGACCTCACCGCCCCGGCCCTGTCCGACGAGGCGATCCGGCTGACCCGCTGGCTGGCCCGGCTGCTGCCCGTCGGCGCGCCGGCCCACTCCGAGGTGCTGGGCCTGCTGGCGCTGATGCTGCTGACGGACGCGCGCCGCCCCGCGCGGGCCGGCCCCGACGGCCGGCTGGTGCCGCTCGCCGAGCAGGACCGGTCCCGCTGGGACCGGGAGCTGATCTCCGAGGGCCTCGCGCTGGTGGAGCGGGCGCTGCCCGTCGGCCCGGTCGGCGCCTACCAGGTGCAGGCCGCGATCGCCGCCGTGCACGCCGAGGCCGCCGACACCGACGCCACCGACTGGCCGCAGATCCTGGGCCTCTACGACCTCTTGGAACGGATCGCGCCGAACCCGATGGTCGCGCTGAACCGGGCGGTGGTGCTCAGCCAGGTCCGCGGCGCGGCGGCGGCCCTGGCGGCCGTCGACGAGTTGGCCACAGGGCGGCTGGCGGCCCACCACCGGTTGCTCGCCGTCCGCGCCCACCTGCGAGAGCAGACCGGCGACCGCGACGGCGCCGGCGCGGACTTCCGCGCGGCGGCCGAGCGCACGGCGAGCGAGCCGGAACGCCGTTATCTGCTCGCCAAGGCCGCTGAGCAGGCCGAGCGGCCAGGCGAGGGTCCTACACGCGCTGCAGTATCAGGGCGACCGGCTCGCCCGGGTGCACGATCACCCGGGCCTGGGCCAAGTCGTCGATCGCGCCGATCACCTGGAACTGGATGA
- a CDS encoding LysR family transcriptional regulator codes for MEHFLAVAEEGGFTRAATRLHMVQSGVSASIRSLERELGVDLFERTTQHVELTEAGRALIPEARRVLGAVRQARQVVTEVRDGARGTLSVGIPDGLTPRAVLAALAAFRADHPLVQVRLTAPGQGRCRSGPPAQVARLREGELDLAVLAATGPVPGLRLYTLRTETLVLACAADHPLAGRDALSLPETGELGLIEFPTGWGVRAAVDRAYAAAGLTRRPPELELTDLATVVDLVRHRLGVAFVPGSLADQAADLRFVPIEPHPPRYQLAIGIPLDRPLSTTAATFLERCLRPSRAA; via the coding sequence TTGGAGCATTTCCTCGCGGTCGCCGAGGAGGGCGGGTTCACCCGGGCCGCCACGCGGCTGCACATGGTGCAGTCCGGGGTGTCGGCGTCGATCCGCTCGCTGGAACGGGAGCTGGGCGTCGACCTGTTCGAGCGCACGACGCAGCACGTCGAGCTGACCGAGGCCGGCCGGGCGCTGATCCCGGAGGCGCGCCGGGTCCTCGGCGCGGTCCGGCAGGCCCGCCAGGTCGTGACGGAGGTACGTGACGGCGCCCGCGGCACGCTGTCGGTGGGCATCCCGGACGGCCTGACCCCGCGGGCCGTGCTCGCCGCGCTGGCCGCCTTCCGGGCCGACCATCCGCTGGTGCAGGTCCGGCTGACCGCTCCGGGCCAGGGCCGCTGCCGGTCGGGCCCGCCGGCACAGGTGGCCAGGCTGCGCGAGGGCGAGCTGGACCTGGCGGTGCTCGCGGCCACCGGGCCGGTACCGGGCCTGCGGCTGTACACGCTGCGGACGGAGACGCTCGTGCTGGCCTGCGCCGCGGATCACCCGCTGGCTGGCCGGGACGCGCTGAGCCTGCCCGAGACCGGCGAGCTCGGCCTCATCGAGTTCCCGACCGGCTGGGGCGTGCGCGCGGCCGTCGACCGGGCCTACGCGGCCGCCGGGCTGACCCGGCGGCCACCCGAGCTGGAGCTGACCGACCTCGCCACCGTCGTCGATCTCGTCCGCCACCGCCTTGGGGTCGCGTTCGTCCCGGGCTCGCTGGCCGACCAGGCCGCCGACCTACGGTTCGTGCCCATCGAACCGCACCCGCCGCGTTATCAGCTGGCGATCGGAATCCCGCTCGACCGGCCGCTGTCGACGACGGCGGCGACCTTCCTGGAGCGTTGCCTGCGGCCCAGCCGCGCGGCCTGA
- a CDS encoding cholesterol oxidase substrate-binding domain-containing protein yields MGQQQDGIGVEAGNDGADDGGLGGLPGSGPAPGRGGTRRAVLAGAVGAAAVTAAGWTPALGAAAAYADPPAPPNFPAGLSLYRQEFKNWSGEIDVTGVWTCAPASPADVVTLANWAKANNYRIRPRGMGHGWSPLTLAVGSSGNNVILVDTTQHLTAVTISGPSGSTPATVRAQTGVTMDSLLTQLQAAGYGLTANPAPGDLTVGGVLAIDAHGTAVPASGETRVSGTTYGSLSNLITSLTAVVWDPGTTQYVLRTFSRADAASKAFLAHLGRAFLTEVTLQVGANQRLRCQSWFNINWTELFAAPGSSGRTFASYVESAGRVEAIWFPFTDNPWLKVWTRSPNKPLLSRQVSSPYNYSFSDNLPSSITDLVAQISTGAPQLAPTLGQTQIAVVGAGLISTLTYDIWGWSKDLTLYVRPSTLRVTANGYAILTSRANIQRVVNEFCAYYRTKLTTYQNNNQFPMNGPVEIRVTGLDAGGDVQVPSAGSPQLSALRPRPDHPEWDVAVWLDILTVPGTPYANQFYREVEAWVFSNYSGSYAAARPEWSKGWGYTNSAAWADPTMIGTTIPNALRAGQPAGDTWDTALATLDTYDPSRIFSSPLLDTLAP; encoded by the coding sequence ATGGGGCAACAGCAGGACGGCATCGGCGTCGAGGCGGGCAACGACGGCGCCGACGACGGTGGGTTAGGGGGCTTACCGGGCTCCGGGCCGGCGCCGGGGCGCGGCGGCACCCGGCGGGCGGTGCTCGCGGGCGCGGTCGGCGCCGCGGCGGTGACCGCGGCCGGCTGGACCCCCGCGCTGGGCGCGGCGGCGGCCTACGCCGACCCGCCGGCGCCGCCCAACTTCCCCGCCGGCCTCTCGCTGTACCGGCAGGAGTTCAAGAACTGGTCCGGGGAGATCGACGTCACCGGCGTCTGGACCTGCGCGCCGGCCAGCCCGGCGGACGTGGTGACCCTCGCCAACTGGGCGAAGGCGAACAACTACCGGATCCGGCCGCGCGGCATGGGCCACGGCTGGTCGCCGCTGACGCTCGCCGTCGGCTCGTCCGGCAACAACGTCATCCTCGTCGACACCACCCAGCACCTCACCGCCGTCACGATCAGCGGGCCGAGCGGGTCGACGCCCGCGACGGTGCGGGCGCAGACCGGCGTCACGATGGACAGCCTGCTCACCCAGCTGCAGGCCGCCGGCTACGGGCTCACCGCGAACCCGGCCCCCGGCGACCTCACCGTCGGCGGGGTGCTCGCGATCGACGCCCATGGCACGGCGGTCCCAGCCAGCGGCGAGACGCGGGTCTCCGGCACCACGTACGGCTCGCTGTCGAACCTGATCACGTCACTGACGGCGGTCGTCTGGGACCCCGGCACGACCCAGTACGTGCTGAGGACGTTCAGCCGGGCGGACGCGGCCTCGAAGGCGTTCCTCGCCCACCTGGGCCGGGCGTTCCTCACCGAGGTCACCCTGCAGGTCGGCGCGAACCAGCGGCTGCGCTGCCAGAGCTGGTTCAACATCAACTGGACCGAGCTGTTCGCGGCTCCCGGGTCGTCGGGCCGCACGTTCGCCAGCTACGTCGAGTCCGCCGGCCGGGTCGAGGCGATCTGGTTCCCGTTCACCGACAACCCGTGGCTGAAGGTGTGGACCCGCAGCCCGAACAAGCCGCTGCTGTCCCGGCAGGTCTCCAGCCCGTACAACTACTCGTTCTCGGACAACCTGCCGTCCTCGATCACCGACCTCGTCGCGCAGATCTCGACGGGCGCCCCGCAGCTCGCGCCGACCCTCGGCCAGACCCAGATCGCGGTCGTCGGCGCCGGGCTGATCAGCACGCTGACCTACGACATCTGGGGCTGGTCGAAGGACCTGACGCTCTACGTCCGGCCGAGCACGCTGCGGGTCACCGCCAACGGCTACGCGATCCTCACCAGCCGGGCGAACATCCAGCGCGTCGTCAACGAGTTCTGCGCCTACTACCGCACCAAGCTGACGACCTATCAGAACAACAACCAGTTCCCGATGAACGGGCCGGTCGAGATCAGGGTCACCGGTCTCGACGCGGGTGGGGACGTCCAGGTGCCGTCGGCCGGCTCGCCGCAGCTGTCGGCGCTGCGGCCCCGGCCGGACCACCCCGAGTGGGACGTCGCCGTCTGGCTGGACATCCTGACCGTGCCGGGCACCCCGTACGCCAACCAGTTCTACCGGGAGGTCGAGGCCTGGGTGTTCTCGAACTACTCCGGTTCCTACGCCGCGGCCCGGCCCGAGTGGTCGAAGGGCTGGGGCTACACGAACAGCGCCGCCTGGGCCGACCCGACGATGATCGGCACGACGATCCCCAACGCGCTGCGCGCCGGCCAGCCGGCGGGCGACACCTGGGACACGGCGCTGGCGACCCTGGACACCTACGACCCGTCCCGAATCTTCTCCAGTCCCCTGCTGGACACCCTCGCCCCCTGA
- the ald gene encoding alanine dehydrogenase — translation MKIAIPREVKNREYRVAVTPAGVNELTRHGHDVFVEEGAGAGSMIPDSEYVAAGAKIVEDADQTWAAGDLVLKVKEPVEQEYHRLRPGLVLFTYLHLAASLPCTRALLDARVTAVGYETVELADRSLPLLAPMSEVAGRLAPQVGANALMAAAGGRGVLLGGVPGVDPAKVVVIGAGVAGLNATAIAAGMRADVTLLDLDLGRLRAADARFGGRVRTVASTAYELERAALGADLVIGAVLVPGTRAPKLVSNALVARMRPGAVLVDISVDQGGCFEDTRPTTHDDPTYRVHDTVFYCVANMPGAVPRTSTHALTNATLPYALAIAEGGWRGAMRRDPALARGLNTHDGQVTCPPVAAAHGLAGLSPADVLGTAPQPAGA, via the coding sequence GTGAAGATCGCGATCCCCCGCGAGGTGAAGAACCGCGAGTATCGCGTGGCGGTCACCCCGGCCGGCGTGAACGAGCTGACCCGCCACGGTCACGACGTGTTCGTCGAGGAGGGCGCCGGGGCCGGCTCGATGATCCCGGACTCCGAGTACGTCGCGGCCGGCGCGAAGATCGTCGAGGACGCCGACCAGACCTGGGCCGCCGGCGACCTGGTCCTCAAGGTCAAGGAGCCGGTCGAGCAGGAGTACCACCGGCTGCGGCCGGGCCTCGTGCTGTTCACCTACCTGCATCTCGCGGCGTCGCTGCCCTGCACCCGGGCGCTGCTGGACGCGAGGGTCACCGCCGTCGGCTACGAGACCGTCGAGCTCGCCGACCGGTCGCTGCCGCTGCTCGCCCCCATGTCGGAGGTCGCCGGCCGGCTCGCCCCGCAGGTCGGCGCGAACGCGCTGATGGCCGCGGCCGGCGGGCGCGGCGTGCTGCTCGGCGGGGTGCCCGGCGTCGACCCCGCGAAGGTGGTCGTGATCGGCGCGGGGGTCGCCGGGCTGAACGCGACCGCGATCGCCGCCGGCATGCGGGCCGACGTCACGCTGCTCGACCTGGATCTCGGCCGGCTGCGCGCCGCCGACGCGCGGTTCGGGGGCCGGGTCCGCACCGTCGCGTCCACCGCCTACGAGCTGGAGCGGGCCGCGCTGGGCGCCGACCTGGTGATCGGCGCCGTGCTCGTCCCGGGGACCCGGGCGCCGAAGCTGGTCAGCAACGCGCTGGTCGCCCGGATGCGGCCGGGCGCCGTGCTGGTCGACATCTCGGTCGACCAGGGCGGCTGCTTCGAGGACACCCGTCCGACCACGCACGACGACCCGACCTACCGGGTGCACGACACCGTCTTCTACTGCGTCGCGAACATGCCGGGGGCGGTCCCGCGCACGTCGACGCACGCGCTGACGAACGCGACCCTGCCGTACGCGCTCGCGATCGCCGAGGGCGGCTGGCGTGGCGCGATGCGCCGCGACCCGGCCCTCGCCCGCGGCCTGAACACCCACGACGGCCAGGTCACCTGCCCACCGGTCGCGGCCGCGCACGGCCTGGCGGGCCTGAGCCCGGCCGACGTGCTCGGGACCGCGCCGCAGCCGGCCGGAGCCTGA
- a CDS encoding YciI family protein, whose product MKYLVTIYGSAETWEAIPPEEWPAAIAAQEAFNRKYFDSGELIGAYGSGTEADVKVIRVRDGVPAITDGPYLETKEFMGSFYILDVADEARAIEIAADLPWASHEAVELVPLPHESPAPQRS is encoded by the coding sequence ATGAAGTACCTGGTGACGATCTACGGAAGCGCCGAGACCTGGGAGGCGATCCCGCCGGAGGAGTGGCCGGCCGCGATCGCCGCGCAGGAGGCCTTCAACCGCAAGTACTTCGACTCCGGCGAGCTCATCGGCGCGTACGGGTCCGGGACCGAGGCCGACGTGAAGGTCATCCGGGTCCGCGACGGGGTGCCGGCCATCACCGACGGCCCCTACCTGGAGACCAAGGAGTTCATGGGGAGCTTCTACATCCTCGACGTCGCCGACGAGGCTCGGGCGATCGAGATCGCGGCCGACCTGCCGTGGGCCTCGCACGAGGCCGTCGAGCTGGTCCCGCTCCCCCACGAGTCGCCGGCGCCCCAGCGGTCGTAG
- a CDS encoding M48 family metallopeptidase, translating into MSTSSERSAQPRVVGVEAPFATPAAGSRRHGDGRWPAPVEWALVAAMTILPWLPWSVWLAAVVVVGCLVPGTHALLIWSAYPVAAIVRGRSVPGRAVSAAEEPDLHALVCEVANRLGISGPVLVHVVPTPEAMVCQPPRSWRSPHRRSGHALVLGLPLLERLTTGQLAALVAHELAHVSNDGSTFADRRGGRLCRARDGLVASIGRPWRPAWSVCGPLLRATQPWSWRVELDADATAASVAGTRAVREVLAVWRLLDSVFGSYVPEWVDVLAKSHTYPVDLYLAVAAVLTDPIALRRVESVAEVEDLLAAAVVPAGLSGHPPTPARIATLASSSLPAEPPSPLSTVPEPNRPLTLYNGTTLRAWASRARSGAKGRRRREPAEARVLDQPPERFDPPLDGLRRQLAHALRAMSARLPAAQGGSAESEPLARLDTALGTISDGHWPELAARIERSLRRRVPGPSRPAVARAVVAGFLGQLVAAELRAAGWPRASRWCATVVLDPAGEAFSAVDAVTEALERADATDLRALLAASCP; encoded by the coding sequence GTGTCGACCAGCTCCGAGCGCTCCGCCCAGCCGCGGGTCGTGGGCGTCGAGGCGCCCTTCGCAACGCCGGCCGCCGGGTCTCGGCGGCACGGTGACGGCCGGTGGCCAGCCCCGGTGGAATGGGCCTTGGTCGCGGCGATGACGATTCTGCCCTGGCTGCCGTGGAGCGTCTGGCTGGCGGCCGTGGTGGTCGTCGGGTGCCTCGTGCCGGGAACGCACGCGCTGCTCATCTGGAGCGCCTATCCCGTCGCGGCGATCGTGCGGGGGCGGTCTGTTCCGGGCCGGGCGGTGTCCGCCGCCGAGGAGCCGGACCTTCACGCGCTCGTGTGCGAGGTGGCCAACCGGCTCGGCATCAGCGGGCCCGTCCTGGTTCACGTCGTCCCGACCCCGGAGGCGATGGTCTGCCAGCCGCCCCGGTCGTGGCGGTCACCACACCGGCGATCCGGTCACGCGCTCGTTCTCGGACTGCCGTTGCTGGAGCGGCTGACCACCGGGCAGTTGGCGGCGCTCGTCGCGCACGAGCTCGCTCACGTGTCGAATGACGGGTCGACCTTCGCCGATCGCCGCGGCGGAAGACTTTGCCGGGCCAGGGACGGCCTCGTCGCGAGCATCGGACGCCCGTGGCGCCCAGCCTGGTCCGTCTGTGGGCCGCTGCTGCGGGCCACCCAGCCCTGGTCCTGGCGGGTCGAGCTCGACGCCGACGCGACGGCGGCCAGCGTCGCCGGTACGCGCGCTGTGCGTGAGGTTCTGGCTGTCTGGCGGCTGCTCGACTCCGTGTTCGGAAGCTACGTACCGGAGTGGGTCGACGTGCTGGCGAAGAGCCACACCTACCCGGTGGATCTGTATTTGGCGGTCGCCGCGGTGCTCACCGACCCGATCGCGCTGCGGCGGGTGGAGTCGGTCGCCGAGGTCGAGGATCTGCTCGCCGCGGCGGTGGTGCCGGCCGGGCTGAGCGGACATCCGCCGACACCAGCCCGAATAGCCACGCTTGCCTCGTCATCATTGCCAGCCGAGCCGCCGTCGCCACTGTCCACCGTCCCCGAGCCGAACCGGCCCTTGACCCTGTACAACGGGACGACGCTGCGGGCGTGGGCTTCGCGTGCGCGGTCCGGCGCCAAGGGCCGGAGACGCCGGGAGCCGGCCGAGGCTCGCGTCCTCGATCAGCCCCCGGAGCGCTTCGACCCGCCCCTGGACGGCCTGCGCCGCCAGCTTGCCCACGCCCTGCGCGCGATGTCCGCCCGGCTCCCGGCGGCCCAGGGCGGGTCTGCCGAATCGGAGCCACTCGCTCGGCTCGACACGGCACTGGGCACGATCTCCGACGGCCACTGGCCGGAGCTGGCCGCGCGGATCGAGCGGTCCCTGCGTCGGCGGGTCCCCGGGCCGTCCCGGCCGGCCGTCGCCCGGGCCGTCGTCGCCGGCTTCCTCGGCCAGCTCGTCGCCGCCGAGTTACGCGCCGCCGGCTGGCCCCGCGCCAGCCGCTGGTGTGCCACCGTCGTCCTCGACCCGGCCGGCGAGGCCTTCAGCGCCGTCGACGCGGTCACCGAGGCGCTGGAGCGGGCCGACGCGACCGACCTGCGGGCGCTGCTGGCCGCGAGCTGCCCGTGA
- a CDS encoding FkbM family methyltransferase produces MVKANPRWVARNVVRRVPPANAHMPLNMWTSLWGGANGPGIDAVSIVKRIADRAGRPLTVVQIGANDGEMGDPIHDAIVNHGWRGVVVEPLPHLFTALANSYRGVPGISCERTAIGTEEGTATMYAVHWKPSDPVWVIGLSSLRREVVLESKELIPDIEDRIEEIEVPVMRLETLLVKHGIVHIDLLQVDTEGFDYEIIRQIDFGSPWAPRHLIYEACHLGVDLEKARALLRDAGYKIVPAGYDDYAFRP; encoded by the coding sequence ATGGTGAAGGCAAACCCTCGTTGGGTCGCCCGCAACGTGGTGCGCCGCGTCCCGCCGGCGAACGCGCACATGCCGCTGAACATGTGGACGAGCCTCTGGGGTGGCGCCAACGGCCCGGGGATCGACGCGGTCTCCATCGTCAAGCGGATCGCCGACCGAGCCGGCCGGCCGCTGACCGTCGTCCAGATCGGGGCGAACGACGGCGAGATGGGCGACCCGATCCACGACGCGATCGTCAACCACGGCTGGCGCGGGGTCGTCGTCGAGCCGCTGCCGCATCTGTTCACCGCGCTGGCCAACTCCTACCGGGGCGTGCCGGGCATCAGCTGCGAGCGCACGGCCATCGGCACCGAGGAGGGGACGGCGACGATGTACGCCGTCCACTGGAAGCCGAGCGACCCCGTGTGGGTCATCGGGCTGAGCTCGCTGCGCCGGGAGGTCGTCCTGGAGTCCAAGGAGCTGATCCCGGACATCGAGGACCGGATCGAGGAGATCGAGGTCCCGGTGATGCGGCTGGAGACCCTCCTCGTCAAGCACGGGATCGTCCACATCGATCTCCTGCAGGTCGACACCGAGGGCTTCGACTACGAGATCATCCGACAGATCGACTTCGGCAGCCCGTGGGCGCCGCGCCACCTGATCTACGAGGCCTGTCACCTCGGCGTGGACCTGGAGAAGGCCCGCGCCCTGCTCCGCGACGCCGGCTACAAGATCGTCCCCGCCGGCTACGACGACTACGCGTTCCGCCCCTGA
- a CDS encoding aspartate aminotransferase family protein: MTTLDETATDLSTATDSLNRSAAAHLWPHFTRLSALAAGEAPVIVRGDGAYIWDSNGHRVLDGLAGLFVVQVGHGRAELAEAARKQAEQLAFFPLWAHTHPAAIELAERVANLAPGDLNRVFFTSGGGEAVESAWKLAKQYFKLVGKPLKHKVISRSIAYHGTTQGALAITGIPSLKEMFEPLVPGGFRVPNTNIYRAPLFGDDPVAFGRWAADQVAVAIEDEGPDTVAAVFLEPVQNAGGCFPPPPGYFQRVREICDAYDVLLVSDEVICGFGRTGAMFGAQRYDYQPDIITCAKGLTSGYSPLGAMIASDRLAEPFLRGSTSFAHGYTFGGHPVSAAVALANLDIFEREDLVGHVARNTPNFRATLEKLTDLPIVGDVRGDGFFYGIELVKDKTTKESFTDAESERLLRGFISGALYERGLYCRADDRGDPVIQLSPPLICDQSHFDEIESILRSVLTEAWTKL, from the coding sequence GTGACGACCCTCGACGAGACAGCGACCGACCTCAGCACCGCCACCGACTCGCTCAACCGGTCGGCCGCCGCGCACCTGTGGCCGCACTTCACCCGGCTGTCGGCCCTCGCCGCCGGGGAGGCGCCCGTCATCGTCCGCGGCGACGGCGCCTACATCTGGGACTCCAACGGCCATCGGGTCCTCGACGGCCTGGCCGGGCTGTTCGTCGTCCAGGTCGGCCACGGCCGGGCCGAGCTCGCCGAGGCCGCCCGCAAGCAGGCCGAGCAGCTGGCCTTCTTCCCGCTCTGGGCGCACACCCACCCGGCCGCGATCGAGCTCGCCGAGCGGGTCGCCAACCTCGCCCCCGGCGACCTGAACCGGGTGTTCTTCACCTCCGGCGGCGGCGAGGCCGTCGAGTCGGCCTGGAAGCTGGCCAAGCAGTACTTCAAGCTCGTCGGCAAGCCGCTCAAGCACAAGGTGATCAGCCGGTCCATCGCCTACCACGGCACCACCCAGGGCGCGCTGGCGATCACCGGCATCCCGAGCCTCAAGGAGATGTTCGAGCCGCTGGTGCCCGGGGGCTTCCGGGTCCCGAACACCAACATCTACCGCGCCCCGCTGTTCGGCGACGACCCGGTCGCGTTCGGCCGCTGGGCCGCCGACCAGGTCGCGGTCGCGATCGAGGACGAGGGCCCGGACACCGTGGCCGCGGTCTTCCTGGAGCCGGTCCAGAACGCCGGCGGCTGCTTCCCGCCGCCGCCCGGGTACTTCCAGCGGGTCCGCGAGATCTGCGACGCCTACGACGTGCTGTTGGTCTCCGACGAGGTGATCTGCGGGTTCGGGCGGACCGGCGCGATGTTCGGCGCGCAGCGCTACGACTACCAGCCGGACATCATCACCTGCGCCAAGGGCCTGACCTCGGGCTACTCGCCGCTCGGCGCGATGATCGCCAGCGACCGGCTCGCCGAGCCGTTCCTGCGCGGCTCGACCAGCTTCGCCCACGGCTACACCTTCGGCGGGCATCCGGTGTCGGCGGCGGTGGCGCTGGCGAACCTCGACATCTTCGAGCGCGAGGACCTCGTCGGCCACGTCGCCCGCAACACCCCCAACTTCCGGGCCACGCTGGAGAAGCTGACCGACCTGCCGATCGTCGGCGACGTCCGCGGCGACGGCTTCTTCTACGGCATCGAGCTGGTCAAGGACAAGACGACCAAGGAGAGCTTCACCGACGCGGAGTCCGAGCGGCTGCTGCGCGGCTTCATCTCGGGCGCCCTCTACGAGCGCGGCCTCTACTGCCGCGCCGACGACCGTGGCGACCCGGTCATCCAGCTCTCGCCGCCGCTGATCTGCGACCAGTCGCACTTCGACGAGATCGAGTCGATCCTGCGCTCCGTCCTGACGGAGGCCTGGACGAAGCTCTGA
- a CDS encoding VOC family protein, which yields MRIHLTSVFVDDQDKALRFYTEVLGFAKKDEVSLGEYRWLTVVSPEDPDGVQLVLEPDAHPAVGPYRSALVGDGIPVTSFAVDDVRREYERLRGLGVRFTQEPTVMGPVTTAVLDDTCGNLIQLAQHG from the coding sequence ATGCGGATTCACCTGACCAGCGTCTTCGTCGACGACCAGGACAAGGCGCTGCGGTTCTACACCGAGGTGCTCGGCTTCGCGAAGAAGGACGAGGTCTCGCTGGGGGAGTACCGCTGGCTGACGGTGGTCTCGCCCGAGGATCCCGACGGCGTCCAGCTGGTTCTGGAGCCCGACGCCCATCCCGCGGTCGGCCCGTACCGGTCGGCCCTCGTCGGCGACGGCATTCCGGTGACCTCGTTCGCCGTCGACGACGTCCGCCGGGAGTACGAGCGCCTGCGCGGCCTCGGCGTCCGCTTCACCCAGGAGCCGACGGTCATGGGCCCGGTCACGACGGCCGTGCTCGACGACACCTGCGGCAACCTCATCCAGCTCGCCCAGCACGGCTGA